Proteins found in one Saccharomyces cerevisiae S288C chromosome III, complete sequence genomic segment:
- the SNT1 gene encoding Snt1p (Set3C histone deacetylase scaffold; can act as prion [ESI+] (Expressed Subtelomeric Information) that drives emergence and transgenerational inheritance of activated chromatin state; prion conformer is triggered by transient Snt1p phosphorylation upon cell cycle arrest; [ESI+] reshapes the activity Set3C, recruiting RNAPII, interfering with Rap1p binding to activate genes in otherwise repressed subtelomeric domains; relocalizes to cytosol in response to hypoxia) yields MGYPPPTRRLGDKKRYHYSNNPNRRHPSAVYSKNSFPKSSNNGFVSSPTADNSTNPSVTPSTASVPLPTAAPGSTFGIEAPRPSRYDPSSVSRPSSSSYSSTRKIGSRYNPDVERSSSTTSSTPESMNTSTITHTNTDIGNSRYSRKTMSRYNPQSTSSTNVTHFPSALSNAPPFYVANGSSRRPRSMDDYSPDVTNKLETNNVSSVNNNSPHSYYSRSNKWRSIGTPSRPPFDNHVGNMTTTSNTNSIHQREPFWKANSTTILKSTHSQSSPSLHTKKFHDANKLDKPEASVKVETPSKDETKAISYHDNNFPPRKSVSKPNAPLEPDNIKVGEEDALGKKEVHKSGREIAKEHPTPVKMKEHDELEARAKKVSKINIDGKQDEIWTTAKTVASAVEVSKESQKELTRSVERKESPEIRDYERAYDPKALKTDVTKLTVDNDNKSYEEPLEKVEGCIFPLPKAETRLWELKNQKRNKIISEQKYLLKKAIRNFSEYPFYAQNKLIHQQATGLILTKIISKIKKEEHLKKINLKHDYFDLQKKYEKECEILTKLSENLRKEEIENKRKEHELMEQKRREEGIETEKEKSLRHPSSSSSSRRRNRADFVDDAEMENVLLQIDPNYKHYQAAATIPPLILDPIRKHSYKFCDVNNLVTDKKLWASRILKDASDNFTDHEHSLFLEGYLIHPKKFGKISHYMGGLRSPEECVLHYYRTKKTVNYKQLLIDKNKKRKMSAAAKRRKRKERSNDEEVEVDESKEESTNTIEKEEKSENNAEENVQPVLVQGSEVKGDPLGTPEKVENMIEQRGEEFAGELENAERVNDLKRAHDEVGEESNKSSVIETNNGVQIMDPKGAVQNGYYPEETKELDFSLENALQRKKHKSAPEHKTSYWSVRESQLFPELLKEFGSQWSLISEKLGTKSTTMVRNYYQRNAARNGWKLLVDETDLKRDGTSSESVQQSQILIQPERPNINAYSNIPPQQRPALGYFVGQPTHGHNTSISSIDGSIRPFGPDFHRDTFSKISAPLTTLPPPRLPSIQFPRSEMAEPTVTDLRNRPLDHIDTLADAASSVTNNQNFSNERNAIDIGRKSTTISNLLNNSDRSMKSSFQSASRHEAQLEDTPSMNNIVVQEIKPNITTPRSSSISALLNPVNGNGQSNPDGRPLLPFQHAISQGTPTFPLPAPRTSPISRAPPKFNFSNDPLAALAAVASAPDAMSSFLSKKENNN; encoded by the coding sequence ATGGGGTATCCGCCACCTACACGAAGGCTTGGAGATAAGAAAAGGTACCATTATTCCAATAATCCTAACCGAAGGCATCCTTCCGCTGTTTATTCCAAGAATAGCTTTCCAAAATCAAGCAATAATGGATTTGTATCTTCTCCTACTGCCGATAATTCAACAAATCCGTCTGTAACTCCCAGTACTGCATCTGTACCTCTTCCTACAGCGGCACCTGGAAGCACGTTTGGTATCGAAGCACCCAGGCCATCTCGATATGATCCGAGCTCAGTCAGTAGGCcttcgtcatcatcttattcgtcaacaagaaaaattggaagCCGTTATAACCCAGATGTGGAAAGATCCTCTTCAACCACTAGTTCAACTCCGGAAAGTATGAATACGAGCACCATAACACACACCAATACGGATATCGGAAACTCACGCTATTCTCGAAAAACCATGAGCAGATATAATCCTCAATCTACTAGTTCTACAAACGTTACCCACTTTCCCTCGGCATTATCAAACGCTCCACCGTTTTATGTTGCCAACGGGAGTTCTCGGAGACCTCGATCAATGGATGATTATAGTCCTGATGTAACGAACAAGCTCGAAACAAATAATGTTTCATCTGTTAATAATAACAGCCCTCATTCTTATTACTCTAGGAGCAACAAATGGAGATCCATTGGAACGCCTTCCAGACCACCATTTGATAATCATGTCGGCAATATGACGACCACCAGCAATACTAACTCGATCCATCAAAGGGAACCTTTTTGGAAAGCAAATAGTACTACTATTTTAAAATCAACTCATTCACAGTCATCGCCTTCCCTTCATactaaaaaatttcacGATGCGAATAAATTGGACAAACCAGAGGCTTCAGTTAAAGTTGAAACACCCAGTAAAGATGAGACAAAAGCCATATCGTACCATGATAACAATTTTCCACCAAGAAAATCAGTTTCTAAACCTAATGCACCTTTAGAACCCGATAATATCAAGGTTGGCGAAGAAGATGCATTggggaaaaaagaagtacATAAAAGTGGGCGTGAGATAGCAAAGGAACATCCTACTCCtgtaaaaatgaaagagcATGATGAACTAGAAGCTCGCGCTAAAAAAGTaagtaaaatcaatattGATGGAAAGCAGGACGAAATTTGGACGACGGCAAAAACAGTGGCCAGTGCAGTCGAAGTTTCCAAAGAAAGTCAAAAGGAACTAACACGCTCTGTTGAAAGGAAGGAAAGCCCAGAAATTAGAGATTATGAAAGAGCATACGATCCGAAAGCCCTGAAAACAGACGTAACAAAGTTGACAGTAGACAATGATAATAAAAGTTACGAAGAACCTCTTGAAAAAGTGGAGGGGTGTATTTTCCCATTACCAAAAGCAGAAACGAGATTATGGGAATTGAAAAaccagaaaagaaacaaaataataagtGAACAAAAGTACTTACTGAAAAAGGCAATTAGGAATTTCTCAGAGTATCCTTTTTACGCACAGAACAAACTTATACATCAGCAGGCTACCGGACTTATCTTGACGAAAATTATatcaaagataaaaaaggaagaacatttgaaaaaaataaatttaaaaCATGATTATTTCGATCTCCAGAAGAAgtatgaaaaagaatgcGAAATTTTGACTAAACTGAGTGAAAATTTAAGGAAGGAAGAAATCGAAAATAAACGTAAAGAGCACGAACTAATGGAGCAGAAAAGACGTGAAGAAGGTATCGAAacagaaaaggaaaaaagctTACGGCATCCATCCTCGTCTTCCTCATCTCGTCGCAGAAATAGGGCTGACTTCGTTGATGATGCGGAAATGGAAAATGTATTGCTACAAATCGACCCAAATTATAAACATTATCAGGCTGCTGCAACAATTCCTCCGCTAATTTTAGATCCAATCCGCAAACACTCTTACAAATTCTGTGATGTAAATAACTTGGTTACAGACAAAAAGCTTTGGGCGTCTAGAATATTGAAAGACGCCTCTGACAACTTTACTGACCATGAGCactctttatttttggagGGTTATTTAATTCATcctaaaaaatttggtaaAATTTCTCACTACATGGGCGGCTTAAGAAGTCCTGAAGAGTGTGTCCTACATTATTAtagaacaaagaaaactgTGAATTATAAACAACTTCTTATCGAtaagaacaagaaaagaaaaatgtcaGCCGCTGCCAAGCGCCGCAAGAGGAAGGAAAGAAGTAATGACGAGGAAGTCGAAGTTGATGAGAGTAAAGAAGAGTCAACGAACACGATAgagaaggaagaaaaaagtgaGAACAATGCCGAGGAAAATGTTCAGCCGGTTCTAGTTCAAGGTTCTGAAGTGAAAGGTGATCCATTAGGTACACCggaaaaagttgaaaatatGATTGAACAGAGAGGCGAAGAGTTTGCAGGTGAATTGGAAAATGCTGAGAGGGTAAACGACTTAAAAAGGGCGCATGATGAAGTTGGAGAAGAGAGCAATAAGTCCAGTGTAATAGAAACCAACAATGGGGTACAAATAATGGATCCAAAAGGAGCTGTTCAGAATGGTTATTATCCAGAGGAGACCAAAGAACTTGACTTCAGTTTAGAGAATGCGTTACAGAGAAAGAAACACAAATCTGCACCAGAGCATAAAACAAGTTATTGGAGTGTTCGTGAATCTCAACTCTTTCCAGAATTGTTGAAGGAGTTTGGCTCTCAATGGTCTCTCATATCAGAAAAACTGGGTACCAAATCTACTACAATGGTAAGGAATTACTACCAAAGAAATGCAGCTCGCAATGGATGGAAATTACTGGTTGATGAAACCGACTTAAAGCGAGATGGGACTAGTTCAGAATCTGTACAACAATCTCAAATTTTGATACAACCAGAACGACCAAACATCAATGCCTATAGTAATATTCCTCCTCAACAAAGACCGGCTTTGGGTTATTTTGTTGGACAACCAACTCATGGGCATAATACATCTATTTCATCTATCGATGGCTCTATAAGACCATTTGGGCCTGATTTTCATCGTGATACCTTTTCTAAAATTAGTGCTCCTTTAACCACTTTACCACCACCAAGACTACCATCTATTCAGTTTCCTCGTTCAGAAATGGCAGAACCTACAGTGACAGATTTGCGTAACAGGCCCTTAGACCATATTGACACGTTGGCTGATGCAGCTTCGTCAGTAACAAATAATCAAAACTTCAGTAATGAAAGGAATGCAATTGACATTGGCCGTAAATCGACGACAATCAGCAATCTATTGAATAATTCGGATCGAAGCATGAAATCTTCTTTCCAAAGCGCTTCAAGACACGAAGCACAGCTCGAAGACACTCCCAGCATGAACAATATTGTAGTACAAGAAATAAAACCGAATATTACTACGCCAAGATCGAGTTCTATTTCTGCATTACTAAATCCTGTAAATGGGAATGGGCAATCAAACCCAGATGGAAGGCCGTTGCTGCCATTTCAGCATGCTATTTCTCAAGGCACTCCTACTTTCCCTTTACCGGCCCCTCGCACTAGTCCAATAAGTCGTGCGCCTCCAAAGTTCAATTTTTCGAATGATCCGTTGGCAGCTTTGGCTGCGGTTGCCTCCGCGCCAGATGCAATGAGCAGTTTTTTAtctaaaaaggaaaataataattgA
- the BPH1 gene encoding Bph1p (Endosomal protein involved in endocytosis and autophagy; homologous to Chediak-Higashi syndrome and Beige proteins, both of which are implicated in disease syndromes in human and mouse, respectively, due to defective lysosomal trafficking; mutant phenotype and genetic interactions suggest a role in protein sorting): MNSIINAASKVLRLQDDVKKATIILGDILILQPINHEVEPDVENLVQHELTKIIQGYPIQDNMIINSKKGTVEDDLCELNNYTCFALSKSFDLCHDSRNFNIAQPKRWIQLLETLTDSVSFAVIVQIILTLSNISLINKQTLGKLKKLRIRIFEILSNKNDSWKSTLLQKNLIEWYIFMLSVDCTPLELQNLYLHKELKFCNGILNSLTLQVSDPRSQNYLQFENTYKLFQIQKSSRINNSFLFYIEFNSVTSNRIMTIERHIYLEIKEGQFCISNDNYIIGLFENFEFEAGTLYFIGVLIDHNNRITLYVDGSMINQLTLFENSICQLSTCELGSMICSIKVYRFYLWDGLLTEFAINILQAIGTNYQYTFSKKKEGPEVLSLCQDFLIAKAHLMARPTTEISSTKYIDEIELLEMENIIIDVNPNDILQDFTESSNFTVKFEESTNSKNIPEVGKCYFYRSSNLVSKFVSIDSIRLAFLNMTESGSIDDLFHHVSHLMNLLRNIDILNWFKKDFGFPLFAYTLKQKITQDLSQPLNIQFFNLFLEFCGWDFNDISKSIILDTDAYENIVLNLDLWYMNEDQSSLASGGLEIIRFLFFQISSLMEASIYSKFNSNKFNDMNILEKLCLSYQAVTKRENQNSKFNELSSDLISVFVTLLKSNTDKRHLQWFLHLSYYFIKRKDVRSTEIILQAVDQLFSFYLDQGSDENAKILSEIIPLKLILMIMDQIVENNESNPITCLNILFKVVLTNKPLFKQFYKNDGLKLILTMLCKVGKSYREEIISLLLTYSIGNYTTANEIFSGAEDMIGGISNDKITAKEIIYLAVNFIEWHVINSNASDSSSVLDLNNHILRFVEDLKSLSAVPINESVFDPKKSYVMVSLLDLSIALNESEDISKFKSSSKVISELIKGNIMCALTKYAAYDFEVYMSTFFCHSTEYKLVYPKTVMNNSSYLELSFIVTLLPEILNDLVDSNNNLNLMMLKHPYTMSNLLYFLRKFRPDTSQIVMPKDFYFSSYTCLLHCVIQIDKSSFYHFKNVSKSQLLQDFKICIMNLIYSNTLKQIIWEKEEYEMFSESLMAHQEVLFAHGACDNETVGLLLIFFANRLRDCGYNKAVFNCMKVIIKNKERKLKEVACFFDPANKSEVLEGLSNILSCNNSETMNLITEQYPFFFNNTQQVRFINIVTNILFKNNNFSPISVRQIKNQVYEWKNARSEYVTQNNKKCLILFRKDNTSLDFKIKKSISRYTYNLKTDREENAVFYRNNLNLLIFHLKHTLEIQSNPNSSCKWSSDFAEDFDGMKRRLLPAWEPKYEPLINEEDANQDTITGGNRQRRESGSILSYEFIEHMETLESEPVGDLNENRKILRLLKDNDSIATIWNCSLIIGLEIKEGILIHGSNYLYFVSDYYFSLEDKKILKLSEVSQESRDMTVSLINGPDVKRVSTFLKHEVFVWKLLDITFVTKRPFLLRDVAIELLFKERVSAFFSFYNKRVRDDVLRVLNKIPKHLPADPIFSSVLQEINDRGNSIVARNGIGKASIASKFTSVFSANNSLIDGFEISKKWVRGEISNFYYLLSINILAGRSFNDLTQYPVFPWVIADYESNVLDLENPKTYRDLSKPMGAQSEKRKLQFIERYEALASLENADSAPFHYGTHYSSAMIVSSYLIRLKPFVESFLLLQGGSFGPADRLFSSLERAWSSASSENTTDVRELTPEFFFLPEFLINVNSYDFGTDQSGKKVDDVVLPPWANGDPKVFIQKNREALESPYVSAHLHEWIDLIFGYKQKGDIAVKSVNVFNRLSYPGAVNLDNIDDENERRAITGIIHNFGQTPLQIFQEPHPEKIACNVQQLTTEVWRKVPMKPIFEKTIFNLNEKNRSVDYVIHDPSYFDSLYWRGFAFPNLFFRTEESLVSLRIVHKNWLKIGLDIFKKTHMAQITSFAYWKLGEFITGDKNGLIKVWKYRKDKHSVSGNLENKKTMFGHLCELKEMRCYHDYNTLLTLDISGLVYVWDMINFELVRQITNDAQKVAISQHAGSIMVLTKNNAISIFNLNGQIYTSKKFEPAKIVSSIDFFDFTKLDAGYRKHIYWKEMEILLVGFEDGTIEIYELFLNFHNEWAIKLLKQLCTEKGKAITSIKGQGKTYLSQKRRKDTAEPHEIEVIAGTLDGRLAIWY, translated from the coding sequence ATGAATTCAATTATTAATGCTGCTTCGAAAGTCTTAAGACTCCAAGACGATGTGAAGAAGGCTACTATAATATTAGGAGATATACTGATATTACAACCAATTAATCACGAAGTTGAACCAGATGTAGAAAACTTGGTACAGCATGAACTAACCAAGATAATACAAGGTTATCCCATACAGGATAATATGATTATTAATAGCAAAAAAGGCACAGTTGAAGATGACTTATGCGAACTCAATAACTATACCTGTTTTGCACTTTCGAAAAGCTTTGATTTATGCCATGATAGCAGAAATTTCAACATAGCGCAGCCGAAACGATGGATACAATTATTAGAGACATTAACTGACTCAGTTAGTTTCGCAGTTATTGTTCAAATTATTCTCACTTTATCTAACATTTCGCtaataaataaacaaacCTTGGGgaagttaaaaaaactGAGGATTCGAATTTTCGAAATACTATCAAATAAAAACGATAGTTGGAAATCTACATTACTACAGAAAAATCTTATAGAATGGTACATTTTTATGCTTTCCGTGGATTGCACACCTTTAGAATTGCAAAACTTATATCTCCATAAGGAGTTGAAATTCTGTAACGGTATCTTGAATTCATTAACACTCCAAGTTTCTGATCCTCGCTCACAAAATTACCTGCAATTTGAGAACACGTATaagctttttcaaatacaaAAGTCATCTAGAATTAACAACTCGTTCCTTTTTTACATAGAATTCAATTCCGTTACCTCAAATAGGATAATGACCATAGAAAGACACATTTATTTGGAAATTAAGGAAGGCCAGTTTTGTATTTCAAATGATAACTACATAATCGgtttatttgaaaacttcGAATTCGAAGCGGGCACTTTGTACTTTATTGGAGTTTTAATTGATCACAATAATCGAATAACTCTTTATGTTGATGGAAGTATGATCAATCAGCTCACGTTATTTGAAAACTCTATATGCCAATTAAGCACTTGTGAACTGGGATCCATGATTTGTTCAATTAAAGTATATAGATTTTATTTGTGGGATGGATTATTAACAGAATTTGCGATAAATATACTTCAAGCTATCGGCACCAATTACCAATATACATttagcaagaaaaaagaagggCCTGAAGTTTTATCGCTCTGCCAAGACTTTTTGATCGCTAAGGCTCATTTAATGGCCAGGCCTACAACAGAAATATCTTCCACAAAATACATCGATGAGATTGAACTTCttgaaatggaaaatatcattattgatgttaACCCAAATGATATTCTTCAAGATTTCACCGAATCGTCTAATTTTACGGTAAAATTTGAGGAAAGCACGAACTCGAAAAATATTCCGGAAGTGGGTAAGTGCTATTTCTATAGGAGTTCAAACTtggtttcaaaatttgtGTCCATTGATTCTATACGGCTTGCGTTTTTAAACATGACAGAATCCGGTAGTATAGACGATCTGTTTCATCATGTATCACATCTGATGAATCTTTTACGAAATATTGATATTCTTAATTGGTTTAAAAAAGACTTTGGCTTTCCTTTATTTGCTTATActttaaaacaaaaaataacacaaGATTTATCTCAGCCTCTGAAtatccaatttttcaatttattcTTAGAATTTTGCGGGTGGGATTTCAACGATATTTCCAAATCCATAATTCTAGATACTGATGCCTACGAAAACATAGTCCTTAACTTGGATTTATGGTATATGAATGAGGATCAAAGTTCTCTGGCGTCAGGCGGATTAGAAATTATcagatttcttttcttccaaatttcaAGTTTGATGGAAGCCTCTATTTATTCTAAGTTCAATTCcaataaattcaatgatATGAATATCCTAGAAAAACTATGTTTAAGCTATCAGGCTGTCacaaaaagagaaaatcaGAACAGTAAATTTAATGAGCTATCAAGTGATTTAATTTCTGTATTTGTTACTTTATTGAAAAGCAATACTGATAAACGACATCTGCAGTGGTTTTTACATCTCTCATATTACTTTATTAAGAGAAAAGATGTACGTTCTACAGAGATTATACTTCAAGCGGTAGATCAACTTTTTTCGTTTTACTTAGATCAAGGTAGTGACGAAAATGCGAAGATACTTTCAGAGATTATACCACTTAAGCTAATACTGATGATTATGGATCAAATAGtggaaaataatgaatCAAACCCTATTACGTGCTTGAATATCTTATTTAAGGTAGTTCTGACCAATAAACCGCTTTTCAAacaattttacaaaaatgatGGTTTGAAACTCATATTGACTATGCTTTGTAAGGTAGGGAAAAGCTATCGAGAGGAGATTATTTCTTTGCTTCTCACATATTCTATTGGCAATTATACCACAGCTAACGAAATATTTTCAGGTGCTGAAGACATGATTGGAGGAATTTCAAACGACAAGATAActgcaaaagaaattatttatttgGCTGTCAACTTCATTGAGTGGCATGTGATTAATTCTAATGCCAGtgattcttcttctgtatTGGACCTGAACAACCATATATTAAGATTCGTCGAAGATCTGAAATCGCTGAGCGCTGTTCCGATTAATGAATCTGTATTTGATCCTAAAAAAAGTTATGTGATGGTTTCATTATTAGATCTCTCGATAGCTTTGAATGAATCGGAGGACATCTCAAAGTTCAAGAGCTCTTCAAAAGTGATTTCAGAGCTCATTAAAGGTAATATAATGTGTGCTCTTACGAAATATGCCGCTTATGATTTCGAAGTCTATATGAGcacatttttttgtcaCAGTACAGAATACAAACTGGTTTATCCAAAAACTGTAATGAACAATTCCAGTTACTTAGAGCTATCATTTATAGTGACACTCCTACCCGAAATACTTAATGACCTGGTAGATAGCAATAACAATTTGAACCTGATGATGTTGAAGCATCCATACACGATGTCAAATctcctttattttcttcgcAAATTTCGACCTGATACGTCACAGATAGTTATGCCTaaagatttttatttctcaAGTTATACATGTCTCTTGCATTGTGTTATTCAGATTGAtaaatcatcattttaCCATTTCAAAAACGTTTCTAAGTCGCAACTGTTACAGGACTTCAAAATCTGCATAATGAACTTAATATATTCCAATACTCTAAAGCAGATAATCTGggagaaagaagaatacGAGATGTTTTCTGAGTCACTGATGGCGCATCAGGAAGTTTTATTTGCACATGGAGCATGTGATAATGAGACCGTTGGCTTATtgttaatattttttgccAACAGATTACGTGATTGTGGATACAACAAAGCAGTCTTCAATTGTATGAAAGTGATCATTAAGAACAAGGAAAGGAAACTAAAGGAGGTGGCGTGTTTTTTTGACCCAGCGAATAAAAGTGAAGTACTCGAAGGTTTAAGTAATATCCTCTCATGCAATAACTCTGAAACAATGAACCTCATAACTGAACAAtacccattttttttcaacaatacACAACAGGTACGGTTCATAAACATTGTCACCAATATCTTGTTTAAGaacaacaatttttctCCAATAAGCGTTAGACAGATCAAAAACCAAGTTTACGAATGGAAAAATGCAAGATCAGAATACGTCACccaaaacaataaaaagtGCCTTATTTTATTTAGAAAAGACAACACATCCTTAGAttttaaaatcaaaaagtCCATATCAAGATACACTTACAACCTCAAAACGGatagagaagaaaatgcaGTTTTCTATCGAAATAATTTAaatcttttgatttttcatctGAAACATACACTGGAGATACAATCAAATCCAAATTCGTCCTGCAAGTGGTCATCGGACTTTGCAGAAGATTTTGATGGGATGAAACGGAGGCTTTTGCCTGCTTGGGAACCAAAATATGAACCACTCATTAACGAGGAAGATGCTAATCAAGATACTATAACAGGTGGTAACAGACAAAGGAGAGAAAGTGGAAGCATTTTATCCTACGAATTTATCGAACATATGGAGACTCTTGAGTCGGAGCCAGTTGGAGATTTGAATGAGAATAGAAAAATTCTTAGACTTTTGAAGGATAACGATTCCATTGCAACTATTTGGAATTGCAGTTTGATTATTGGATTAGAAATTAAGGAGGGGATTTTAATTCATGGCAGTAATTACCTTTACTTTGTAAGTGATTACTATTTTAGTTTAGAGGATAAAAAGATTCTAAAATTATCAGAAGTATCGCAAGAATCACGGGATATGACGGTTAGCTTAATTAACGGCCCTGATGTTAAAAGGGTATCAACTTTCCTAAAGCACGAAGTCTTTGTTTGGAAACTTCTCGATATCACTTTCGTTACCAAACGACCCTTTCTACTTCGGGATGTCGCCATCGAATTATTGTTCAAAGAGAGAGTTAGCgctttttttagtttttaCAACAAAAGAGTGAGAGATGACGTTTTACGGGTACTGAATAAGATCCCGAAGCACCTTCCAGCAgatccaattttttcaagcgTTTTACAAGAAATAAACGACCGAGGAAATAGTATAGTGGCAAGAAATGGAATAGGAAAGGCAAGCATTGCTTCTAAATTCACTAGCGTCTTCTCAGCGAACAACAGCCTAATAGATGGATTTGAGATCAGCAAAAAATGGGTTAGGGGAGAGATTTCTAATTTTTATTACCTGTTGAGTATCAACATCCTAGCGGGAAGGTCATTCAACGATTTGACCCAATATCCAGTGTTTCCGTGGGTTATTGCAGATTACGAAAGTAACGTACTCGATTTAGAGAATCCTAAAACTTACCGGGACCTATCGAAACCTATGGGCGCTCAAAGtgagaaaaggaaattacAGTTTATAGAGCGTTATGAAGCTTTGGCTTCCCTGGAAAATGCTGATTCCGCACCATTTCATTATGGCACGCATTATTCCTCAGCTATGATAGTATCTTCATATCTGATAAGGCTGAAGCCCTTTGTCGAATCCTTTTTGTTATTGCAAGGCGGAAGTTTTGGCCCTGCAGATCGTTTATTTAGTTCGCTTGAAAGGGCCTGGAGCTCTGCTTCTTCTGAAAATACAACGGATGTCAGGGAATTGACacctgaatttttttttctaccTGAATTTTTGATCAACGTTAATAGTTATGACTTTGGTACAGACCAAAGCGGTAAAAAAGTTGACGACGTCGTACTTCCACCCTGGGCAAATGGTGACCCAAAGGTTTTCATTCAAAAGAATAGAGAAGCTTTAGAAAGTCCTTATGTATCAGCACATTTACATGAATGGATTGATTTGATATTTGGTTACAAACAAAAGGGGGACATTGCTGTGAAATCTGTTAACGTATTCAACAGATTGAGTTACCCAGGCGCTGTAAATCTAGATAACATTGACGATGAAAATGAGCGCAGAGCTATCACAGGCATTATTCACAACTTTGGTCAAACGCCTTTACAAATATTTCAGGAACCTCATCCGGAAAAAATAGCCTGCAATGTTCAACAGCTAACAACAGAGGTATGGCGTAAGGTTCCAATGAAGCCAATATTTGAGAAGACAATCTTtaatttgaatgaaaagaaCAGGTCCGTCGATTATGTTATACACGATCCTAGTTACTTCGATTCATTATACTGGAGGGGCTTCGCTTTCCCAAACTTGTTTTTCAGAACGGAAGAATCGTTAGTGTCATTGAGAATTGTGCATAAAAATTGGTTAAAAATTGGACtagatatttttaaaaagacGCATATGGCTCAGATTACATCGTTTGCGTACTGGAAGTTGGGCGAATTCATAACTGGCGATAAAAATGGGCTGATAAAAGTTTGGAAATATCGTAAAGATAAGCATTCGGTTTCAGGTAACCTtgagaacaaaaaaacaatgTTTGGGCACCTATGCGAGCTAAAGGAGATGCGCTGTTATCACGACTACAATACGCTTTTAACCTTAGACATCAGCGGCTTAGTATATGTCTGGGACATGATTAATTTCGAACTAGTAAGGCAAATAACAAATGATGCGCAAAAGGTCGCAATATCTCAACATGCAGGGAGCATTATGGTATTGACTAAGAATAACGCCATTTCGATCTTCAATCTAAATGGacaaatatatacatcaaagaaattcGAACCAGCTAAAATTGTAAGCtcaattgatttttttgacttCACTAAGTTAGACGCAGGTTACAGAAAGCATATCTATTGGAAAGAGATGGAAATACTACTAGTGGGCTTTGAAGATGGAACTATAGAAATTTACGAGctctttttgaattttcatAATGAATGGGCGATAAAGCTACTGAAGCAGCTCTGTACCGAAAAAGGGAAAGCCATAACTAGCATTAAGGGACAGGGGAAGACATACCTGTCCCAGAAAAGACGCAAGGATACAGCAGAGCCTCATGAGATAGAAGTGATTGCGGGAACATTAGATGGCAGATTAGCTATTTGGTACTAG